CGTGGGACGAGATCATGAACAAGGACGTCTCGTTCTTGAACCCGTTGAGGTACAGGTGGAACGGGAGCGTCGTGACGTCGCTGCCGCCGACGTTGCGCCAGGTCAGCGTCTGGGTGGCCTGGATGCGGTGGGCGGCCGCGTCGTAGCGCGCGTCGATCGTGTAGCTGGCGTTGCGCGGCGACCGCGCGCCCGGCACCCGCAGCGCCGGCACCGCGTCGGGCGTGGGCGCCGGCCGCGGCCGTGGTGGGCCCAGCCCGTCGCCGCACGCCGCCAGCACACACACGAGCAGCAGGAGCGCGCGAGCCATGCCGGGTGCATACCGCGTCGGCGCGCGCGCCGGCAACCCTTGCGCCGCCCGCGCCTTCGCGGCACGTTCGCCCCATGCCCGACGACCTGCGTGCGCGCGTCGCCAGTTTCCTCGATCGGTTCGGCAAGGAGCGCGATCTGGCCCTGCCGCCGCTGGGCGCCGACGGCGTCGGCCAGATCCAGCGCGGCTCGGCGGTGATCACCGTGCGGGTGCTGGCCGAGCAAGGCGTGCTGATGCTCTACGCCCGGGTCGCGCCGGCGCCGGCGGCCGGGCGCGAGGACGTGC
The sequence above is a segment of the Myxococcales bacterium genome. Coding sequences within it:
- a CDS encoding type III secretion system chaperone, which translates into the protein MPDDLRARVASFLDRFGKERDLALPPLGADGVGQIQRGSAVITVRVLAEQGVLMLYARVAPAPAAGREDVLRQLLTASFTATGDAAFALHPETGDVYLRLLRSLYHLEYEEFEDLVQTIATVADDWDDRLAKALA